The region CCTGTATATCCACATGAAGAATCAGAAATATCGTGTGAGCAGGGCTACGGTTTACAATACCCTTGAACTGCTCGTGTCATGTGACCTGGTCACCAAGCATCAGTTTGGTAAAAATATGGCGCAGTTTGAAAAGTCTTACGGATATCATCAGCACGACCATATCATTTGCATCGATTGTGGCAAAGTGGTTGAGTTCTGTGATCCGAGGATCCACCAGATTCAAACTATGGTTGGCGATTTGTTAAAATTTGATATAAAACACCATTCACTGAACCTGTATGGTATTTGT is a window of Pedobacter faecalis DNA encoding:
- a CDS encoding Fur family transcriptional regulator is translated as MSTNHNSELVRKIFEAYLENKSLRKTPERFAILEEIYSRDDHFDVETLYIHMKNQKYRVSRATVYNTLELLVSCDLVTKHQFGKNMAQFEKSYGYHQHDHIICIDCGKVVEFCDPRIHQIQTMVGDLLKFDIKHHSLNLYGICFDCSAKAAMNVQNADVKNAS